One Ardenticatenales bacterium DNA segment encodes these proteins:
- the ruvB gene encoding Holliday junction branch migration DNA helicase RuvB has translation MSEKRPPDRAISGQKREEDQTLDGMIRPQQLSQFTGQEKLKANLTILLQAAQSRQEPVDHVLFHGPPGLGKTTLAHIIAQEMNVNIRTTAGPAIERAGDLAAILTNLRAGDILFIDEIHRLSRAVEEILYPAMEDFVLDIIVGKGPGAKNVRLKLPRFTVIGATTRLALITAPLRARFGAVYRMDFYEQEALETIVMRGARVLDVPIEPDGATEIARRARGTPRVALRLLRRVRDYAQVRGDGRITKAASDEALALLEIDALGLDDLDRRVLRAIVQKFGGGPVGLETIAASISEEPDTIMDVVEPYLLQLGFLERTPRGRAATPHAYAHLGIPLAPDGKKGNDDVIQPRLL, from the coding sequence ATGAGCGAAAAACGCCCCCCCGACCGCGCCATCAGCGGCCAAAAGCGGGAAGAAGACCAAACCCTCGACGGCATGATTCGCCCGCAGCAGCTAAGCCAATTCACCGGCCAGGAAAAGCTCAAAGCCAACCTGACCATTTTGCTGCAAGCGGCCCAATCACGCCAGGAACCCGTAGACCACGTCCTCTTCCACGGCCCCCCCGGTCTGGGCAAAACCACCCTGGCGCACATCATCGCCCAGGAAATGAACGTGAACATCCGCACCACCGCCGGCCCTGCCATTGAACGCGCCGGCGACCTGGCTGCCATCCTCACCAACCTGCGCGCCGGCGACATCCTCTTCATCGACGAAATCCACCGCCTCAGCCGCGCCGTCGAAGAGATCCTCTATCCGGCGATGGAAGACTTCGTGCTGGACATCATCGTGGGCAAGGGACCCGGGGCCAAAAACGTACGCCTGAAACTGCCGCGCTTCACCGTCATTGGCGCGACCACCCGCCTCGCATTGATCACGGCCCCCCTGCGCGCCCGCTTCGGAGCCGTCTACCGCATGGACTTCTATGAGCAGGAGGCGCTGGAAACAATCGTCATGCGCGGCGCGCGCGTCCTGGATGTGCCCATTGAGCCGGATGGCGCCACGGAAATCGCCCGCCGCGCCCGCGGCACACCGCGCGTTGCCCTGCGTCTGCTGCGCCGCGTGCGGGACTACGCACAGGTGCGCGGCGACGGGCGCATCACGAAAGCCGCCTCCGATGAGGCGCTGGCGCTGCTGGAGATCGACGCGCTGGGGTTGGATGACCTGGACCGGCGCGTGCTGCGCGCCATTGTGCAGAAATTTGGCGGTGGCCCCGTGGGGTTGGAAACCATCGCCGCCTCCATCAGCGAGGAACCGGACACGATCATGGATGTGGTGGAACCGTACCTGCTCCAACTCGGCTTCCTGGAGCGCACCCCGCGCGGACGCGCCGCTACACCCCACGCCTACGCGCATCTGGGCATCCCGCTGGCCCCCGACGGCAAAAAGGGAAATGACGACGTCATTCAACCCCGTCTCCTCTGA
- a CDS encoding site-specific DNA-methyltransferase, translated as MFTEETDTHKRTQGGEPTSDLVVSAYVGGNAEVFPRILALHIPPGAVIADVTYGKGVFWRNVPQGLYTIKATDIAMGVDCRHLPYPDTSIDCVVLDPPYMEGFYRRANSQKAGSGSHTAFREAYSNGDEVNRDKRQGTAKWHGAVTDMYFRSGCEAFRVLKKKGVLIAKCQDEVSAGKQWLTHVEIINEYERLGFYTKDLFVVVRNNRPAVSRLKKQVHARKNHSYFLVFIK; from the coding sequence CTGTTTACCGAGGAAACGGATACCCATAAACGGACACAAGGAGGAGAGCCGACGAGCGATCTTGTCGTTTCCGCCTATGTGGGCGGGAATGCTGAGGTCTTCCCTCGAATTTTGGCACTGCACATTCCGCCAGGAGCCGTCATTGCCGATGTAACCTATGGGAAGGGTGTTTTCTGGCGAAACGTTCCGCAGGGCCTCTATACGATCAAGGCAACAGACATTGCTATGGGCGTGGATTGTCGTCACCTGCCATATCCTGATACCTCAATAGACTGTGTCGTCCTCGATCCTCCCTACATGGAGGGCTTCTATCGGCGGGCGAATTCACAAAAGGCGGGTTCTGGCTCCCATACCGCGTTTCGCGAGGCTTATTCCAACGGGGATGAAGTCAATAGAGATAAAAGGCAAGGAACAGCAAAATGGCATGGAGCCGTTACCGACATGTATTTTCGGTCGGGCTGCGAAGCATTTCGTGTATTGAAGAAAAAAGGCGTTCTTATCGCTAAATGCCAGGATGAGGTAAGCGCGGGAAAGCAATGGTTAACGCATGTTGAGATTATCAACGAATATGAGAGGCTAGGCTTTTACACGAAAGACCTTTTCGTTGTCGTGCGAAACAACCGACCCGCCGTAAGTCGCTTGAAAAAGCAGGTTCATGCCAGGAAGAATCATTCCTATTTCCTCGTGTTTATCAAGTGA
- a CDS encoding MBL fold metallo-hydrolase, translating to MELTWYGLSCFRLAERGRASIVTDPYDGNLGLPPLKLRADVVTISHDAPGHNYADAVTGYRYALNGPGEYEIGSVFITGIATSHIDQSERNVLYVFNYDGLSIAHLGDLAKVPSQTQIEALEQVNILLLPVGGGNSLNAAQAAELVSMLEPDIVVPMHYQLPGLRLDLDGAERFLKEMGVTDAKEVSSLKVSAGNLAEETEVILLTPKL from the coding sequence ATGGAATTAACCTGGTACGGCTTAAGTTGTTTTCGCCTCGCTGAACGCGGGCGCGCCTCCATCGTCACCGACCCCTACGATGGCAACCTGGGGCTGCCGCCGCTCAAACTGAGGGCGGACGTGGTCACCATCAGCCACGACGCCCCCGGCCACAACTACGCGGACGCGGTGACGGGCTATCGCTACGCCCTCAACGGTCCGGGCGAGTACGAAATCGGCAGCGTCTTCATCACAGGCATTGCCACCAGCCACATCGATCAATCCGAGCGCAACGTCCTCTACGTCTTCAACTATGATGGCCTCAGCATAGCGCACCTGGGCGATCTGGCGAAAGTGCCCTCGCAGACGCAAATTGAGGCCCTGGAACAAGTGAACATTCTGCTGCTGCCTGTGGGCGGCGGCAACAGCCTGAACGCAGCCCAGGCGGCGGAACTGGTCTCCATGCTGGAACCGGACATTGTCGTGCCCATGCATTACCAATTGCCGGGTTTGCGGCTCGATCTTGATGGCGCGGAACGTTTCTTGAAGGAAATGGGGGTGACAGATGCCAAAGAGGTGAGTAGTTTGAAGGTTTCCGCCGGCAATCTCGCCGAAGAAACCGAAGTCATCCTCCTTACGCCCAAATTGTAA
- the upp gene encoding uracil phosphoribosyltransferase has translation MVFESKHPLIKHKLTLLRDVNTEPKKFRELVREIAMMLCYEATQDLATAPRTVATPMGEAQGVMLKEKIGLIPILRAGLGMVNGIWEMMPSAEVWHIGLYRDEKTLQPVSYYNKLPTAPTVRVCLVLDPMLATGGSAIATVDILKEWGAQRIKFLGILAAPEGVEALQTAHPDVDIHVAQIDSHLNGIGYIVPGLGDAGDRQFGTG, from the coding sequence ATGGTCTTTGAATCAAAACACCCCTTGATCAAGCACAAACTGACCCTGCTGCGTGACGTGAACACGGAGCCAAAGAAATTCCGCGAATTGGTGCGGGAGATCGCCATGATGCTTTGCTACGAGGCGACGCAAGACCTGGCGACCGCGCCGCGCACCGTTGCCACGCCCATGGGCGAGGCGCAAGGCGTCATGCTCAAGGAAAAAATCGGCCTGATTCCCATTTTGCGCGCCGGACTGGGCATGGTCAACGGTATTTGGGAGATGATGCCCTCCGCCGAAGTGTGGCACATTGGCCTGTATCGGGATGAAAAGACCTTGCAGCCCGTTTCCTACTACAACAAACTGCCCACTGCCCCCACCGTGCGCGTTTGCCTGGTGTTGGACCCGATGCTGGCGACCGGCGGCTCGGCGATTGCCACGGTGGATATTTTGAAGGAGTGGGGCGCGCAACGCATTAAGTTTCTGGGTATCCTGGCGGCTCCCGAAGGGGTCGAGGCGCTGCAAACGGCCCACCCGGACGTGGACATTCACGTAGCGCAAATTGATTCTCATCTCAACGGGATTGGCTACATTGTGCCCGGGCTGGGTGACGCGGGCGACCGCCAGTTTGGTACGGGGTGA
- a CDS encoding DinB family protein — MPETPPVPALLDQMRQFAENVHRALTGADVHWMWQPDSGEWSLTQVICHLRDVEREVHRPRFDALIAHENAFISGVTPDEWAVPRNYQAQNGPTALADFYAARTQTVAMLRALDDAMWRRRGRHAFFGPTTMHELLTLVVRHDAAHWEQITALLAQAH, encoded by the coding sequence ATGCCCGAAACGCCGCCTGTCCCTGCTCTCCTCGACCAGATGCGGCAGTTTGCCGAAAACGTGCATCGTGCCCTCACCGGCGCCGATGTGCATTGGATGTGGCAGCCCGATTCAGGCGAATGGTCGCTCACCCAGGTTATTTGCCACCTGCGCGATGTCGAACGCGAAGTGCATCGTCCTCGCTTCGACGCCCTCATCGCTCACGAAAACGCCTTCATTTCCGGCGTCACCCCCGACGAGTGGGCCGTCCCCCGCAACTACCAGGCGCAAAATGGTCCCACCGCGCTGGCGGACTTCTACGCGGCGCGCACACAAACCGTAGCCATGCTGCGTGCATTAGACGACGCCATGTGGCGGCGACGGGGGCGTCATGCCTTCTTTGGCCCCACCACCATGCACGAACTCCTCACCCTGGTCGTGCGCCACGACGCCGCGCACTGGGAGCAAATCACGGCGCTGCTGGCGCAAGCCCACTGA
- a CDS encoding undecaprenyl/decaprenyl-phosphate alpha-N-acetylglucosaminyl 1-phosphate transferase — protein sequence MSPYLLVFVTALVVSLLLTPAARWLSFRWGLVAVPGGRRRHGQVMPQFGGLPLAAAFLVAAALAWALAPPVGDDATRLRGVLLGGVVMFGGGLLDDRLELSPRVNFLIQFVGAGIAMSHIIFIELFTNPLNGEWVWIRPRVLALAFTLFWMVGMINTINFLDGLDGLAAGVGTIAALLFAWHSYNLAQTTVALFPLALAGALLGFLPFNFTPARIFLGSAGAYFLGYQLATLSILAPAKIATALLVMAVPILDVGWQVFNRLRQGRSPFQGDRGHLHYRLADAGISTPHIVLGYYAVSAAFGLVAILGTAKIKLVLLAALTVVVLLFFFWLSRRVRA from the coding sequence GTGTCTCCGTATTTACTTGTTTTTGTGACGGCGTTGGTGGTATCGCTGTTGTTGACGCCGGCGGCGCGCTGGTTGTCGTTCCGCTGGGGGTTGGTGGCGGTTCCGGGCGGGCGGCGGCGGCATGGGCAGGTGATGCCCCAGTTTGGCGGGCTGCCACTGGCGGCGGCCTTCCTGGTGGCGGCGGCGCTGGCGTGGGCGTTGGCGCCGCCGGTGGGCGATGACGCTACGCGGCTGCGCGGGGTGCTGTTGGGCGGCGTGGTGATGTTTGGTGGCGGTTTGCTGGATGATCGCCTGGAACTATCACCACGGGTCAACTTCTTGATTCAGTTTGTGGGTGCCGGCATTGCCATGTCCCACATCATCTTTATCGAACTGTTCACCAATCCGCTGAACGGGGAATGGGTGTGGATCAGGCCGCGCGTTTTGGCCCTGGCTTTCACGCTCTTTTGGATGGTGGGCATGATCAATACGATCAATTTCCTCGATGGCCTGGATGGGTTGGCCGCCGGCGTGGGCACGATTGCGGCGCTGCTGTTTGCCTGGCACAGCTACAATCTGGCGCAGACGACGGTGGCTTTGTTCCCGCTGGCGCTGGCCGGGGCGCTGTTGGGTTTCCTGCCCTTTAATTTCACGCCAGCGCGCATCTTTTTGGGATCGGCGGGCGCGTATTTCTTGGGCTACCAGTTGGCGACGTTGTCGATTTTGGCGCCGGCGAAGATCGCCACGGCGCTGCTGGTGATGGCAGTTCCGATTTTGGACGTGGGTTGGCAGGTGTTCAACCGGCTGCGGCAGGGGCGCAGCCCGTTTCAGGGGGATCGAGGACATTTGCATTATCGGCTGGCGGATGCCGGCATTTCCACCCCCCACATCGTCCTCGGTTACTATGCCGTCAGCGCCGCCTTTGGCCTCGTCGCCATTCTGGGCACGGCCAAAATCAAGCTCGTCCTCCTCGCCGCCCTCACCGTCGTGGTTCTCCTTTTCTTCTTCTGGCTCAGCCGGCGGGTGCGCGCATGA
- a CDS encoding HAD family hydrolase, protein MIKAILLDLDDTLLFNDMRAFLPRYFGLLAQFAQAAGYGEYDMVRELLYCTREVIANTDPQVTNREVFWAAFQQRTGAPRSRTEALFDRFYAEQFPLLRSVTSPVPGAADLVRWCQARGWRVVVATNPLFPTTAIEQRLAWAGLPVAEMRFDLVTTFDNMHATKPQPAYYREILAAVGCRPEEALMVGDDWENDVVPASVLNLHAYWITSDATSPPDPDLIVGWGALAQLYDALRRGWLPGDHSLRPAPFSPPNEP, encoded by the coding sequence ATGATCAAAGCGATATTGCTGGACCTGGATGACACGCTGCTTTTCAACGATATGCGCGCATTTTTGCCGCGCTATTTTGGATTGCTGGCGCAATTTGCCCAGGCCGCCGGCTATGGCGAGTACGACATGGTGCGGGAGCTGCTCTACTGTACGCGCGAAGTAATCGCCAACACCGACCCTCAAGTGACGAATCGGGAAGTGTTTTGGGCCGCTTTCCAGCAGCGCACAGGGGCGCCGCGGTCACGGACGGAGGCGCTCTTCGACCGCTTCTACGCGGAGCAGTTTCCCCTGCTGCGGTCGGTCACAAGCCCCGTACCCGGGGCTGCCGACCTGGTGCGTTGGTGCCAGGCGCGCGGCTGGCGCGTGGTGGTGGCGACGAATCCGCTCTTTCCGACGACGGCGATTGAGCAGCGGTTGGCCTGGGCTGGCCTGCCGGTGGCCGAGATGCGGTTTGACCTGGTGACGACGTTTGACAATATGCACGCCACGAAGCCGCAGCCGGCGTATTACCGAGAGATTTTGGCGGCGGTGGGATGTAGGCCGGAGGAGGCGTTGATGGTGGGGGACGATTGGGAGAATGATGTTGTGCCGGCATCTGTCCTCAACCTGCACGCCTACTGGATCACGTCGGACGCCACGTCCCCCCCAGACCCGGACCTCATTGTCGGCTGGGGCGCACTCGCGCAACTGTACGACGCGCTGCGCCGCGGCTGGCTGCCCGGCGACCACAGCCTGCGCCCTGCCCCCTTTTCCCCTCCAAACGAGCCATAG
- a CDS encoding SDR family oxidoreductase has product MNTLAGRRAVVTGGSRGIGRAIALALARAGADVVVNYHRSASGAAEVVAEIADMGRRGLALGADVSREGAVTQLVEEAWSWLGGVDVWVNNAGSDIITPPHRHLPPAQKLDMVLSVDVRGTALCSWAVGARMKATGGGVILNMGWDKAFLDGMAGTTAELFAISKAAIMGFTKSLARGLAPSVRVNCIAPGFVQTAWGQTATAAWQQRVLAETPLHRWGRPQDVADLAVFLASDAASFITGQVINVNGGVVM; this is encoded by the coding sequence ATGAATACCCTGGCTGGCAGGCGGGCCGTCGTCACCGGCGGCAGTCGGGGCATTGGGCGGGCTATTGCCCTGGCGCTGGCGCGGGCGGGGGCGGATGTGGTCGTCAACTATCATCGTTCGGCAAGTGGGGCGGCGGAGGTTGTGGCGGAGATTGCGGATATGGGGCGGCGGGGGCTGGCGTTGGGCGCGGATGTGTCGCGGGAGGGGGCGGTGACGCAACTGGTGGAAGAGGCGTGGTCCTGGTTGGGTGGGGTGGATGTGTGGGTGAATAATGCCGGCAGCGACATCATCACCCCCCCCCATCGCCACCTGCCCCCCGCGCAAAAACTGGACATGGTCCTGTCCGTTGACGTGCGCGGCACAGCCCTCTGTAGTTGGGCCGTAGGCGCGCGCATGAAGGCCACCGGCGGCGGCGTCATCCTCAACATGGGCTGGGACAAAGCCTTCCTGGATGGCATGGCCGGCACCACGGCGGAGTTATTCGCCATCTCCAAAGCCGCCATCATGGGGTTCACCAAGAGCCTGGCCCGTGGCCTTGCCCCCAGTGTGCGCGTCAACTGCATCGCGCCCGGCTTTGTCCAGACCGCCTGGGGGCAGACGGCTACCGCGGCCTGGCAGCAGCGCGTGCTGGCGGAAACCCCTCTGCATCGTTGGGGTCGCCCGCAAGACGTGGCCGACCTGGCCGTATTCCTGGCCTCCGACGCCGCCAGCTTCATCACCGGCCAGGTGATCAACGTCAACGGCGGCGTAGTGATGTGA
- a CDS encoding DUF2905 domain-containing protein: MADFGKLLIIIGLVITLSGVLVLLATRYLPWLGNLPGDFRLEGENFRIYFPLATMLLISLLGSILLNIIIRIFRR; this comes from the coding sequence ATGGCTGATTTTGGCAAACTCCTAATCATCATTGGACTCGTCATCACTCTTTCCGGGGTGTTGGTCTTGCTGGCGACGCGCTACCTGCCCTGGTTGGGCAATCTGCCGGGAGATTTTCGCCTGGAGGGTGAGAATTTCCGCATCTATTTTCCCCTGGCGACGATGCTGCTGATCAGTCTGCTGGGGTCAATTCTGCTGAATATCATTATTCGCATTTTCCGCCGCTGA
- a CDS encoding helix-turn-helix transcriptional regulator, translating to MTSLAHDPRYKKFRQLLAAYRLRQEITQMQLAEKLGRPQSFVSKYENGDRRIDFIELSEIIEALGIKLLDFMHDFHEEASPSSILDEWEITPTQLTEMLAENPSLRGMLLRYVAELKLKALVVSIPNVTYITKLDDHQRKKRGDLFLIYRKRAFHLESKSLQSNSVQWDETHKRWSGKAQVDGSDKRSINLPDGSTLNTTLLLRGEFDILAVNCHAFEGKWHFIFARNADLPTSNYRGYPEEQNKSLIANLVPVSWPPEPPFYVNLRDLLDEMVDSGEGMNPTT from the coding sequence ATGACATCTTTGGCTCATGATCCCAGATACAAGAAGTTTCGTCAGTTGCTCGCTGCCTATCGCCTGCGTCAGGAAATAACGCAAATGCAACTGGCCGAGAAACTTGGTCGCCCCCAATCTTTCGTCTCCAAATATGAAAACGGCGACAGGCGAATAGACTTCATTGAGTTGTCGGAAATTATCGAAGCACTGGGGATAAAACTTCTGGATTTCATGCACGATTTTCATGAAGAGGCTTCCCCATCGAGCATTCTGGACGAGTGGGAAATCACACCAACACAATTGACCGAGATGCTGGCGGAAAATCCCAGCCTACGCGGCATGTTGTTGCGGTATGTCGCTGAATTAAAACTCAAGGCACTGGTTGTTTCCATCCCCAACGTCACCTATATCACAAAATTAGATGACCACCAAAGAAAGAAAAGAGGCGACCTTTTCCTTATCTATCGGAAAAGAGCCTTTCACCTGGAGTCAAAATCATTGCAATCAAACAGCGTGCAATGGGATGAAACGCATAAGCGTTGGTCAGGAAAGGCACAGGTGGATGGCAGCGACAAGCGAAGCATAAACCTGCCAGACGGATCAACGCTAAACACGACTCTCCTCTTGCGAGGAGAGTTTGATATTCTGGCAGTCAATTGTCATGCCTTTGAAGGTAAATGGCATTTCATTTTTGCCCGCAACGCCGACTTGCCAACTTCCAACTATCGCGGTTACCCTGAAGAGCAAAACAAATCCCTGATAGCCAATCTTGTCCCCGTGTCATGGCCGCCAGAGCCTCCTTTTTACGTCAATCTCAGGGACTTGCTGGATGAAATGGTGGATAGTGGGGAAGGAATGAATCCGACTACGTAA
- a CDS encoding PrsW family intramembrane metalloprotease, with protein sequence MILPSLLAAIIPTGFYVTLIYWVDRYEKEPLRLVLAAFLWGAIPSIIAAFLFNTALSIPFYLLSEGFGDFVGAVVIAPPVEESLKGLALLGIFVFWQHELDSPLDGIIYGAMVGMGFAMVENVFYFTRVYKELGLAAWEVNIFMRAFLFGLNHALFSSMTGLGLVAARFARGKITRLAAPIAGWSVAVLLHATHNASASIGGLFCVLLFLSDYGGLLLTFGIIAWALWQESRWIQNYLAEEVEHGLLTAQQWQTASSTWKRAKQSLRQLSTGGFAGYRASIRFYEHCAELAYKKHQFSLFQRGRDQERAERLRTEIAALQQRMT encoded by the coding sequence ATGATCCTTCCCTCCCTGCTCGCCGCCATCATCCCCACCGGCTTCTACGTCACCCTCATCTACTGGGTTGACCGCTACGAAAAAGAACCATTGCGGCTGGTTCTGGCCGCCTTTCTCTGGGGCGCCATCCCCAGCATCATCGCCGCCTTCCTTTTTAACACCGCCCTGAGCATTCCTTTCTACCTGCTCAGCGAAGGCTTTGGCGACTTCGTGGGAGCCGTCGTCATCGCCCCCCCCGTCGAAGAATCACTCAAGGGACTGGCCCTGCTGGGCATTTTCGTCTTCTGGCAGCACGAACTGGACAGCCCGCTAGACGGCATCATCTACGGAGCCATGGTGGGCATGGGGTTTGCCATGGTAGAGAACGTCTTCTACTTTACCCGGGTCTATAAAGAACTGGGACTGGCTGCCTGGGAAGTGAACATCTTCATGCGCGCCTTCCTCTTTGGCCTCAACCATGCCCTCTTCAGCAGCATGACCGGGCTGGGGCTGGTTGCCGCCCGCTTTGCCCGCGGCAAAATCACGCGCCTGGCCGCCCCCATTGCCGGTTGGAGCGTGGCCGTCCTTCTCCACGCCACGCACAACGCCTCCGCCTCCATCGGCGGGCTGTTCTGCGTGCTGCTGTTCCTCAGCGATTATGGCGGCCTGCTGCTCACATTTGGCATTATCGCTTGGGCGTTGTGGCAAGAGAGCCGCTGGATCCAAAACTACCTGGCGGAAGAGGTGGAACATGGCTTGTTGACGGCGCAGCAGTGGCAGACGGCCTCCTCCACCTGGAAACGAGCGAAGCAAAGCCTGCGGCAGCTTTCAACGGGCGGCTTCGCCGGGTATCGCGCCAGCATACGCTTCTACGAACACTGCGCGGAGCTGGCCTACAAGAAGCACCAATTTTCTTTGTTTCAACGAGGGCGGGATCAGGAGCGGGCGGAGCGACTGCGAACGGAGATTGCCGCGCTGCAACAACGCATGACGTAA
- the queA gene encoding tRNA preQ1(34) S-adenosylmethionine ribosyltransferase-isomerase QueA, with the protein MRTEDFAYELPASRIAQTPLTQRDASRLLVLDRRSGAVTHRAFTDLLDLLQPGDILVANNSRVMPARLHGRKTSGGRVELLLLEQTAPHTWKVLAGGKKLHPGVQIRLLDAQERETDLMATITATLDGPQREVTFNGPINDRLDLLGHTPLPPYIHQQIADAERYQTIYARPPGSAAAPTAGLHFTPDLLLALREKGVLFETVTLHVGLDTFKPVEVDQVMAHTIHSEWVRLTPEAARRINEAKLAGGRVVAVGTTSVRVLETAAWRSAGVFTSLQHVSRQPPPNACPWKPVAATEGHTDLFIYPGYYFRVVDALITNFHLPQSTLMMLVSAFAGIDHIRAAYQSALALDYRFLSFGDAMFIA; encoded by the coding sequence ATGAGAACTGAGGATTTTGCTTACGAATTGCCGGCATCCCGCATCGCCCAAACCCCGCTCACCCAACGAGACGCCAGCCGCCTGCTCGTGCTGGACCGTCGCAGCGGCGCCGTAACCCACCGCGCCTTCACCGACCTGCTCGACCTGCTGCAACCCGGCGACATCCTCGTCGCCAACAACAGCCGCGTCATGCCGGCACGCCTGCACGGGCGCAAAACCAGCGGCGGTAGAGTCGAACTGCTGCTGCTGGAACAGACCGCCCCCCATACCTGGAAAGTCCTCGCCGGTGGCAAGAAACTACACCCTGGCGTGCAAATACGCCTGCTGGACGCGCAGGAACGGGAAACCGACCTCATGGCCACGATCACGGCCACCCTGGACGGCCCCCAACGGGAAGTAACCTTCAACGGCCCCATTAACGACCGGTTGGACCTGTTGGGGCACACCCCCCTGCCCCCGTACATCCACCAACAAATAGCGGACGCCGAACGCTACCAGACCATCTACGCCCGCCCGCCTGGTTCGGCGGCCGCCCCCACCGCCGGCCTGCACTTCACCCCCGACTTGCTGCTGGCGCTGCGCGAGAAAGGCGTGCTGTTCGAGACGGTCACGCTGCACGTCGGGCTGGACACCTTCAAACCCGTTGAGGTGGACCAGGTCATGGCGCATACCATTCATAGCGAATGGGTGCGATTGACGCCGGAAGCAGCCCGGCGCATCAATGAGGCCAAGTTGGCGGGCGGGCGCGTGGTGGCCGTGGGGACAACCAGTGTGCGTGTGCTGGAAACGGCGGCCTGGCGCAGCGCCGGCGTCTTCACGTCTCTCCAGCATGTCAGTCGGCAGCCTCCCCCCAATGCCTGCCCCTGGAAACCGGTGGCGGCCACGGAGGGGCACACCGATCTGTTCATTTATCCCGGCTACTATTTTCGCGTGGTGGATGCCCTGATTACAAATTTCCACCTGCCACAGTCAACGTTGATGATGCTGGTGAGCGCATTTGCCGGCATCGATCACATCCGCGCCGCCTACCAATCCGCCCTGGCGCTCGATTACCGCTTCCTCTCCTTCGGCGACGCCATGTTCATCGCCTGA